Genomic window (Zingiber officinale cultivar Zhangliang chromosome 2B, Zo_v1.1, whole genome shotgun sequence):
TCCATTGAGAAAAGAAGAGACGATCGATTAATGGGCGACATAAGCATTGTACTCGACGATAAAGTGTCCCGCCGGAGCACCACTCACGAATGTAGTAATGGCGTAGCCCCTCGCCATTCGAAATTTTCCAGTGCCGCCGACGATGCTACGCTCGGTGGCTCCCTCGAGCGTCGCCCGACACACCACCGCGAGTGAGCTACCGTTGTACTCTCCGTCCGTAAAGACGAAGTTGAGCAGTCCGAGCCAAGCCATCTGGCTGCTAAGCGACACCTCGGGAGCTATGCCTTGGGCCCGCCCAATGAGCTTCGAGTCGGCAGTCGAGCCTTCTCGTAGTTCGTCGTCGAAGACCCCAATGCTGCCAAAGCCGCCGGGGTTGCTAGTGGTGGAGTTTACGACGGTGATAGCGGTAGCGTTGGGGCTGTTGTCGTTCTCGTGGACGAAGAAATGGAGGTGAGTGGTGAAGTCTCTTGCCTGAGCCTGAGAGGTGGCcacaaagaaaaggagaaagagGAGCGAAGCTTGGAATGACCAATAATAAGCCATATCTACTTGTCAATATGCACAAGTTGATAATTAGGAGATGACTGATATTGGAGGATCGAGGAGGTACTTTGAggtgtatatataaatataaaattaaatagtgCATGCCAACTATCAATCatgtataaaaattatatatattttgactttatatttttgaaatataattatgtagttggtggggagtcctatataaatataaatattaattattttgaagttggtgaggtttttttttttttttttttttttttttttttttttttttgtatattttaaTTCCAACATGTGGTAGAAgacttattattataattttttataatgtcTAGATGCCTTGACTATTTAATGTCAACTTGTTAAAATAACCATATTGATAACAACACAACAACTAACGATTTAAGGTTAATGATCATATCCAAacgttgaatcaacggacgctgggcacgtggcgctctctaaaTTATTGACATAGATCTTCGACCAGCCGTGTGGACCTCCGATGAACCtccaaagaagtcgggccgggaaggggttcccggcgacgaccctccgatgctcaagtcaggcaagaggaaatgcagaagtggcttcgaatacgggagaatgcatacctccggcgaagtgtgaggctccttatatagagctgtgaagaggctcacaCATATATAccaaggcgaatacgtgtccactaaccatacctcagtatgagcttgtcagaagagcttacctgacaccatactgctacagtccgagcacatctctgatgggacagcggaaccctctgtcgtaagatcctgcgtatggcctggtcgttgaacata
Coding sequences:
- the LOC122049710 gene encoding pterocarpan synthase 1-like, whose protein sequence is MAYYWSFQASLLFLLFFVATSQAQARDFTTHLHFFVHENDNSPNATAITVVNSTTSNPGGFGSIGVFDDELREGSTADSKLIGRAQGIAPEVSLSSQMAWLGLLNFVFTDGEYNGSSLAVVCRATLEGATERSIVGGTGKFRMARGYAITTFVSGAPAGHFIVEYNAYVAH